A window of Gouania willdenowi chromosome 12, fGouWil2.1, whole genome shotgun sequence contains these coding sequences:
- the osbp2a gene encoding oxysterol-binding protein 2 isoform X2, with the protein MINACRDFLDSAEFHSRRWQKALQHEREQRHHLEETIEQLAKQHNSLEIAWREKPSAYPGVERSHEGDASDENDEAEFFDAMEDSPAFITVTASRNTQHKRSGSNHSMMSGGVPNDWTHNENDNSGKNHIQLRRTRRSRIPDKPNYSLNLWSIMKNCIGKDLSKIPMPVNFNEPLSMLQRLTEDLEYSELLDRAARCDSSLEQMCLVAAFSVSSYSTTVHRTAKPFNPLLGETYELDRLDEYGYRSISEQVSHHPPAAAHHVTSQQGWTLWQHITIDSKFRGKYISVMPLGNIHLQFHSSGNHYVWSKVTSTVHNIIVGKLWIDQSGDIDIVNNTTKETCRLKFSPYSYFSREVPRKVTGVVEDSEGAAHYILSGTWDDKMESAKIVDSSEGCSSSEGKQKTVYQTLQPKLLWKKYPLPDNAENMHFFSSLALTLNEPEEGVAPTDSRLRPDQRLMEAGLWDEANSQKQRLEENQRLERKRREAQANQVLDEGQDIEGYQPLWFEKRTDERTGESIYVYKGGYWEAKERQDWSQSPEIF; encoded by the exons ATGATCAAT GCTTGTCGTGACTTTCTGGACTCAGCTGAATTTCACAGCCGGAGGTGGCAGAAAGCCCTGCAGCATGAGAGAGAGCAGCGTCACCATTTGGAGGAGACCATTGAACAGTTGGCCAAGCAGCACAACAGCTTAGAGATCGCCTGGAGGGAAAAGCCCTCTGCATATCCAG GAGTCGAGCGATCTCACGAGGGAGATGCGAGCGATGAGAATGATGAGGCAGAGTTCTTCGATGCCATGGAGGACTCCCCAGCTTTCATAACTGTGACAGCTTCTCGCAACACACAGCACAA GCGCTCGGGAAGTAATCATAGTATGATGAGTGGAGGTGTGCCCAATGACTGGACTCACAATGAAAAT GACAATTCAGGCAAAAACCACATACAGCTACGGAGAACGAGACGCAGTCGTATCCCTGACAAGCCCAATTACTCCCTCAACCTGTGGAGCATCATGAAGAACTGCATCGGCAAAGATCTGTCCAAGATTCCCATGCCT GTAAACTTCAATGAGCCGCTGTCGATGCTGCAGCGTCTGACTGAGGATCTGGAGTACAGCGAACTTCTGGACCGGGCCGCTCGCTGCGACTCGTCCCTGGAGCAAATGTGTCTGGTGGCGGCCTTTTCTGTGTCCTCCTACTCCACCACAGTCCATCGCACAGCCAAGCCCTTCAACCCTCTGCTGGGGGAGACCTACGAGCTGGACAGACTGGACGAGTACGGCTATCGCTCCATCTCTGAGCAG GTCAGTCACCACCCACCAGCTGCAGCCCACCATGTGACGTCTCAGCAGGGATGGACCCTCTGGCAGCATATCACTATTGACAGCAAGTTTCGGGGGAAATATATTTCTGTCATGCCCTTAG GAAACATCCACTTACAATTCCACTCGAGTGGAAACCACTACGTGTGGAGCAAAGTGACATCAACAGTGCACAACATTATTGTCGGGAAGCTTTGGATTGATCAG TCTGGAGACATTGACATCGTAAACAACACAACCAAAGAAACGTGCCGGCTTAAATTCTCACCCTACAGCTACTTCTCCAGAGAAGTCCCACGTAAA GTGACTGGAGTGGTGGAGGACAGCGAGGGCGCAGCACATTACATCCTCTCTGGGACCTGGGACGATAAGATGGAGAGCGCTAAAATAGTGGACAGCAGCGAGGGCTGCAGCAGCTCTGAGGGCAAACAAAAGACAGTTTATCAAACGCTTCAGCCAAAGCTGCTGTGGAAGAAATATCCTCTCCC GGATAATGCTGAGAACATGCACTTTTTCTCCTCCCTGGCCCTCACATTAAATGAGCCTGAGGAGGGCGTGGCACCCACTGATAGTCGCCTGAGGCCGGACCAGCGTCTGATGGAAGCTGGTCTGTGGGATGAGGCAAACAGTCAGAAGCAGCGTCTGGAAGAGAATCAGAGGCTGGAGAGAAAAAGGAGGGAGGCACAAGCCAATCAGGTGTTGGATGAGG GGCAAGACATTGAGGGCTACCAGCCACTGTGGTTTGAGAAGAGGACAGATGAAAGAACAGGAGAAAGTATCTATGTGTACAAAGGCGGCTACTGGGAGGCCAAGGAAAGACAAGACTGGAGCCAAAGTCCAGAGATCTTCTAG
- the osbp2a gene encoding oxysterol-binding protein 2 isoform X1, whose amino-acid sequence MNELVKSLPSPTLPGLHLSQLDTYKGWLFKWTNYLKGYQRRWFVLSNGLLSYYRTQAEMAHTCRGTIPLATAHIEVGDTCHMVLSSGGRSYHLKATSEGECQRWVSALQQAKANATLLMHHSDDSGDEVPVPQDDRALTQGVLKTLASKLDDLSTCNELIGKHGWALQRSLSELDEQRASIDSTDKVKTVVERATLFRITSNAMINACRDFLDSAEFHSRRWQKALQHEREQRHHLEETIEQLAKQHNSLEIAWREKPSAYPGVERSHEGDASDENDEAEFFDAMEDSPAFITVTASRNTQHKRSGSNHSMMSGGVPNDWTHNENDNSGKNHIQLRRTRRSRIPDKPNYSLNLWSIMKNCIGKDLSKIPMPVNFNEPLSMLQRLTEDLEYSELLDRAARCDSSLEQMCLVAAFSVSSYSTTVHRTAKPFNPLLGETYELDRLDEYGYRSISEQVSHHPPAAAHHVTSQQGWTLWQHITIDSKFRGKYISVMPLGNIHLQFHSSGNHYVWSKVTSTVHNIIVGKLWIDQSGDIDIVNNTTKETCRLKFSPYSYFSREVPRKVTGVVEDSEGAAHYILSGTWDDKMESAKIVDSSEGCSSSEGKQKTVYQTLQPKLLWKKYPLPDNAENMHFFSSLALTLNEPEEGVAPTDSRLRPDQRLMEAGLWDEANSQKQRLEENQRLERKRREAQANQVLDEGQDIEGYQPLWFEKRTDERTGESIYVYKGGYWEAKERQDWSQSPEIF is encoded by the exons ATGAACGAGCTGGTGAAGAGCCTGCCCTCCCCGACCCTCCCCGGGCTACACCTGTCCCAGCTGGACACCTACAAAGGCTGGCTGTTCAAATGGACCAACTACCTGAAGGGCTACCAGCGGCGCTGGTTCGTCCTCAGTAACGGCCTGTTGTCCTACTACCG GACTCAGGCAGAGATGGCACACACCTGTCGGGGAACCATTCCTTTGGCGACAGCCCACATTGAGGTGGGCGACACCTGTCACATGGTGTTAAGCAGCGGCGGTCGAAGCTACCACCTCAAGGCTACGTCTGAGGGGGAGTGTCAGAGATGGGTGTCGGCCCTGCAGCAGGCCAAGGCCAATGCCACTCTGCTGATGCATCACTCTG ATGACTCAGGAGATGAAGTTCCTGTACCTCAAGACGACCGCGCCCTGACCCAAGGGGTGCTCAAGACTCTGGCCAGCAAGCTGGACGACCTGAGCACCTGTAATGAGCTGATAGGAAAGCACGGTTGGGCCCTGCAGCGCTCCCTGAGCGAACTCGACGAGCAGCGTGCGTCCATCGACAGCACAGACAAAGTGAAAACTGTTGTCGAGCGAGCCACACTCTTTCGCATCACCTCCAATGCTATGATCAAT GCTTGTCGTGACTTTCTGGACTCAGCTGAATTTCACAGCCGGAGGTGGCAGAAAGCCCTGCAGCATGAGAGAGAGCAGCGTCACCATTTGGAGGAGACCATTGAACAGTTGGCCAAGCAGCACAACAGCTTAGAGATCGCCTGGAGGGAAAAGCCCTCTGCATATCCAG GAGTCGAGCGATCTCACGAGGGAGATGCGAGCGATGAGAATGATGAGGCAGAGTTCTTCGATGCCATGGAGGACTCCCCAGCTTTCATAACTGTGACAGCTTCTCGCAACACACAGCACAA GCGCTCGGGAAGTAATCATAGTATGATGAGTGGAGGTGTGCCCAATGACTGGACTCACAATGAAAAT GACAATTCAGGCAAAAACCACATACAGCTACGGAGAACGAGACGCAGTCGTATCCCTGACAAGCCCAATTACTCCCTCAACCTGTGGAGCATCATGAAGAACTGCATCGGCAAAGATCTGTCCAAGATTCCCATGCCT GTAAACTTCAATGAGCCGCTGTCGATGCTGCAGCGTCTGACTGAGGATCTGGAGTACAGCGAACTTCTGGACCGGGCCGCTCGCTGCGACTCGTCCCTGGAGCAAATGTGTCTGGTGGCGGCCTTTTCTGTGTCCTCCTACTCCACCACAGTCCATCGCACAGCCAAGCCCTTCAACCCTCTGCTGGGGGAGACCTACGAGCTGGACAGACTGGACGAGTACGGCTATCGCTCCATCTCTGAGCAG GTCAGTCACCACCCACCAGCTGCAGCCCACCATGTGACGTCTCAGCAGGGATGGACCCTCTGGCAGCATATCACTATTGACAGCAAGTTTCGGGGGAAATATATTTCTGTCATGCCCTTAG GAAACATCCACTTACAATTCCACTCGAGTGGAAACCACTACGTGTGGAGCAAAGTGACATCAACAGTGCACAACATTATTGTCGGGAAGCTTTGGATTGATCAG TCTGGAGACATTGACATCGTAAACAACACAACCAAAGAAACGTGCCGGCTTAAATTCTCACCCTACAGCTACTTCTCCAGAGAAGTCCCACGTAAA GTGACTGGAGTGGTGGAGGACAGCGAGGGCGCAGCACATTACATCCTCTCTGGGACCTGGGACGATAAGATGGAGAGCGCTAAAATAGTGGACAGCAGCGAGGGCTGCAGCAGCTCTGAGGGCAAACAAAAGACAGTTTATCAAACGCTTCAGCCAAAGCTGCTGTGGAAGAAATATCCTCTCCC GGATAATGCTGAGAACATGCACTTTTTCTCCTCCCTGGCCCTCACATTAAATGAGCCTGAGGAGGGCGTGGCACCCACTGATAGTCGCCTGAGGCCGGACCAGCGTCTGATGGAAGCTGGTCTGTGGGATGAGGCAAACAGTCAGAAGCAGCGTCTGGAAGAGAATCAGAGGCTGGAGAGAAAAAGGAGGGAGGCACAAGCCAATCAGGTGTTGGATGAGG GGCAAGACATTGAGGGCTACCAGCCACTGTGGTTTGAGAAGAGGACAGATGAAAGAACAGGAGAAAGTATCTATGTGTACAAAGGCGGCTACTGGGAGGCCAAGGAAAGACAAGACTGGAGCCAAAGTCCAGAGATCTTCTAG